From the genome of Opitutaceae bacterium, one region includes:
- a CDS encoding type II secretion system F family protein: MAFISSAPPEQAVTLRPRTQTSARPNLKAAQNLAKQKGLERKARRYKLPLQELALFTQQLSSLLAAGLPLVQTLEALQDQTEDPVFRIIIRDVRTEISAGSSFSTAVKLFPNAFNSLFVSMVEAGEASGNLAEILSKVATYFESSVKLTKKVKSAMTYPIAVIGLAVVLVNVLIMFVIPVFADMFKDFGAKLPAPTQMLINLSAFMGSYWWAIGAVIFGIIFAFKKYTKTPVGRAQLHRALLRAPIFGPLIHKITLSRFCRTYATLVRSGVPILRTLEIVSAASNKVQVEGACEEIAKHVSQGGQVSEILGTNTFFPPMMKHMVKAGESTGNVDGMLQKVADFYDTESEATVASLTSLIEPILIVFLGVVVGGIVMAMFLPIFQLGAVAGGL; this comes from the coding sequence ATGGCCTTCATCTCCTCCGCTCCCCCCGAACAAGCCGTCACGCTTCGTCCGCGGACTCAAACGAGCGCTCGCCCCAATCTAAAAGCGGCACAGAATCTCGCGAAGCAAAAGGGCTTGGAGCGCAAGGCACGCCGATACAAGCTCCCGCTGCAGGAACTCGCCCTTTTCACCCAGCAGCTCTCATCGCTCCTCGCGGCCGGACTGCCTCTCGTACAGACGCTCGAAGCCCTTCAGGATCAAACCGAGGATCCCGTCTTTCGAATCATCATTCGCGACGTCCGCACCGAGATCTCCGCAGGCAGCTCATTCTCGACCGCAGTCAAGCTGTTCCCGAACGCCTTCAATTCGCTGTTTGTCTCCATGGTGGAAGCCGGTGAGGCCTCGGGAAATCTCGCGGAAATCCTTTCCAAGGTCGCAACCTACTTCGAGTCCTCCGTCAAGCTGACAAAAAAGGTGAAGTCAGCCATGACCTACCCGATCGCCGTCATCGGTCTGGCCGTCGTCCTCGTCAACGTCCTGATCATGTTCGTGATTCCCGTTTTCGCCGACATGTTCAAGGACTTCGGTGCCAAGCTTCCCGCTCCCACTCAGATGCTCATCAATCTGAGCGCATTCATGGGCAGCTATTGGTGGGCGATCGGAGCCGTGATTTTCGGTATCATATTCGCCTTCAAGAAATACACGAAAACCCCGGTCGGTCGCGCCCAGCTTCACCGCGCCCTCCTCCGCGCGCCCATCTTCGGCCCGCTCATCCATAAAATCACCCTTTCACGTTTCTGCCGCACCTACGCGACTCTCGTCAGGTCAGGCGTCCCAATCCTGCGCACGCTCGAGATCGTCTCGGCGGCCAGCAACAAGGTCCAGGTCGAGGGTGCCTGCGAGGAAATCGCCAAGCATGTCAGCCAGGGCGGCCAGGTCTCCGAGATCCTCGGGACCAACACCTTCTTTCCCCCAATGATGAAGCACATGGTCAAGGCCGGTGAATCCACCGGCAATGTCGATGGCATGCTTCAGAAGGTGGCCGATTTTTATGACACCGAAAGCGAGGCGACCGTCGCGTCGCTGACTTCGCTCATCGAGCCCATCCTGATCGTGTTTCTCGGCGTGGTGGTCGGTGGCATCGTCATGGCGATGTTCCTCCCCATCTTTCAGCTGGGCGCGGTTGCGGGAGGCTTGTAA
- a CDS encoding SDR family oxidoreductase gives MTPPFDLHDETALITGGGTGLGLAIATCLVAAGARVVLVGRRMPELEAACAQLGTSARFVAHDITALEKADEVLAQAERAVGSPISILVNNAGNHLKRLAVETTSADFDQVMRTHVHASHALTRAVLPGMISRRHGNVLFIASMASFLSIPGVVAYAAAKSAYLGMVRTLSAEVAPSGVRVNAISPGWIDSAMTRRAFDADPVRKQKVLSRTPMGRFGEPQDIGWAAVYLCAPAARFVTGVTLPVDGGAVTGF, from the coding sequence ATGACGCCGCCATTCGACCTTCACGACGAAACAGCTCTCATCACCGGAGGAGGCACTGGCCTGGGTCTTGCGATTGCCACGTGCCTTGTGGCCGCGGGGGCGCGCGTCGTCCTGGTCGGGCGCCGGATGCCGGAGCTCGAAGCGGCCTGCGCGCAACTCGGAACGTCCGCTCGATTCGTGGCCCACGATATCACAGCCTTGGAAAAAGCCGATGAGGTCCTCGCACAAGCGGAGCGCGCCGTCGGATCCCCAATTTCCATCCTCGTGAACAACGCAGGCAACCACCTCAAGCGGCTGGCCGTGGAAACCACTTCCGCTGACTTCGATCAAGTCATGCGCACGCACGTCCACGCTTCTCACGCCCTGACGCGGGCCGTGCTGCCCGGCATGATTTCCCGCCGGCACGGCAACGTGCTGTTCATCGCCTCGATGGCATCCTTTCTCAGCATACCCGGAGTGGTTGCCTATGCTGCTGCAAAGTCAGCGTACCTGGGCATGGTCCGCACACTCTCAGCGGAAGTGGCGCCATCGGGCGTGCGCGTGAATGCGATCTCGCCCGGCTGGATCGATTCCGCCATGACCCGGCGCGCGTTCGACGCCGATCCCGTGCGCAAACAAAAGGTGCTTTCACGCACGCCGATGGGCCGCTTCGGCGAGCCTCAGGATATTGGCTGGGCCGCTGTTTACCTCTGCGCCCCCGCCGCCCGCTTTGTGACGGGCGTAACCCTCCCCGTCGACGGCGGTGCGGTCACCGGCTTCTGA
- a CDS encoding LysM peptidoglycan-binding domain-containing protein, whose amino-acid sequence MPAPFLRCHRIAIRCLGLLLASLGCVVLHGALPENVITDLRSRAASGNPIAQYNLGIAYADPNDPISDLSEAYAWLTLAAERGSNQGALNTLLPKLSSSQLAEGKRRLEEKRAQLARAAEQSPFITPASSSVSAAPSQDADIASLRAEQRRLSAEIAAARREADAAKSASIAKVAELNQQLAERDRLIAALRAQASPAPATSAGESSNVASLEAALKRSDAARENLARDLAALSSEATALKEQLASEQRARAQLASDALATKDRAADLATAKNQTASLRSELDKARSAASQALAQVAALAAAKEKAELHQRTSSADKDLELAKTRTDLDSARLQLAQRDESIARLKEETRRLADEVASAKLAAAASNEISQLRSDLQAARTALTAVEKERDDLRLAPAPPPAADADEVANLRKQLTDTESKLTTALRSYTLQQGEIEAARKTIASLTEDRDQVASQLAQATQEKSALSQEITAATPVLAEINTLRDQLRYAQSQTGAMALEVNQLKTRLALAAPSVAGAYGSPTRPGSVAAAAVVATPPEKAVPTTTASPAMKPASAPPRDNSAAAASNAAGAPRVHVVKLGDSLSKIAMQYYGQSNRWEEIAAANRDVLPNPNQLVVGTPLRIP is encoded by the coding sequence ATGCCTGCCCCATTCCTGCGCTGCCATCGAATCGCCATCCGCTGCCTCGGCCTTCTGCTGGCTTCCCTTGGCTGCGTCGTCCTGCATGGCGCGCTTCCCGAGAACGTCATAACCGATCTGCGCTCCAGGGCTGCATCCGGAAATCCCATCGCCCAGTACAATCTGGGCATCGCCTACGCAGATCCCAACGATCCCATCTCTGATCTCAGTGAGGCCTACGCTTGGCTGACGCTGGCGGCGGAACGAGGTTCCAACCAAGGCGCCCTCAATACCCTCCTGCCCAAGCTTTCGTCCTCCCAGCTCGCAGAGGGAAAGCGGAGGCTGGAGGAGAAACGCGCGCAATTGGCGCGGGCGGCGGAGCAGTCTCCCTTCATCACTCCTGCCAGTTCGTCTGTCAGTGCCGCTCCATCCCAGGACGCGGACATCGCTTCGCTTCGTGCGGAACAGCGGCGATTGAGCGCAGAGATAGCAGCCGCGAGACGTGAAGCCGACGCGGCAAAGAGCGCTTCGATTGCCAAGGTCGCTGAGTTGAATCAACAGCTTGCGGAGCGTGACAGGCTGATTGCCGCGCTCCGGGCGCAGGCTTCCCCCGCTCCGGCCACGAGCGCTGGTGAATCGTCGAACGTCGCTTCGCTGGAGGCTGCGTTGAAGCGATCCGATGCCGCCCGCGAAAATCTCGCGCGTGATCTGGCCGCTCTTTCAAGTGAGGCGACCGCCTTGAAGGAACAGCTTGCGTCGGAACAGCGCGCCCGTGCGCAGCTCGCGTCTGATGCCCTCGCAACGAAGGATCGGGCGGCGGATCTGGCCACGGCGAAAAATCAGACCGCATCTTTGCGCAGTGAGCTGGACAAGGCGCGCTCCGCGGCGTCGCAGGCCCTCGCACAGGTGGCGGCTCTCGCTGCTGCAAAAGAGAAGGCGGAACTGCACCAGCGCACGTCTTCAGCGGACAAGGATCTCGAACTCGCGAAGACTCGCACCGACCTTGATTCCGCAAGACTTCAGCTTGCCCAGCGGGATGAGTCCATCGCCCGGCTGAAGGAGGAGACTCGGCGTCTGGCCGATGAAGTTGCGTCAGCGAAACTCGCCGCCGCAGCTTCCAATGAAATTTCCCAGCTCAGATCCGATCTGCAGGCCGCGCGCACCGCGCTGACTGCCGTGGAGAAAGAGCGGGATGACCTCAGGCTTGCGCCGGCGCCACCTCCTGCCGCCGATGCAGACGAAGTCGCGAATCTCAGGAAACAGCTCACGGATACAGAATCAAAGCTGACCACCGCCCTTCGGAGCTACACGCTCCAACAAGGCGAAATTGAAGCCGCCCGAAAGACGATTGCCTCCTTGACGGAGGACCGCGATCAAGTGGCGTCCCAACTTGCGCAGGCCACGCAGGAGAAATCCGCCTTGTCGCAGGAGATCACCGCCGCCACCCCGGTTCTTGCCGAAATCAACACCCTTCGCGACCAACTCCGCTACGCGCAATCGCAGACCGGTGCGATGGCTCTTGAGGTCAATCAGCTCAAAACCCGCCTTGCACTCGCGGCTCCGAGTGTCGCCGGTGCCTATGGATCTCCCACGCGCCCAGGCTCGGTCGCCGCTGCGGCAGTTGTCGCAACTCCGCCGGAAAAAGCCGTGCCAACAACAACCGCGTCCCCTGCCATGAAGCCGGCGAGTGCGCCGCCTCGCGACAACTCCGCCGCGGCCGCCTCCAATGCAGCCGGTGCACCGCGTGTTCATGTGGTCAAGCTGGGTGATTCCCTGTCGAAGATTGCAATGCAGTACTACGGTCAGTCGAATCGGTGGGAGGAGATTGCGGCTGCCAATCGTGACGTCCTCCCCAATCCGAATCAGCTCGTTGTCGGCACGCCGCTGCGAATTCCCTAG
- a CDS encoding MFS transporter, giving the protein MSRPIRGLRWYIVAMLCLATTLNYLDRQTLSVLAGTIKTELGISTVEYSHVTSAFLISYMIMYAVSGRIIDKLGTRRSFIVFVTGWSVANALHAFARTSLQFSVFRFLLGATEPANFPAGVKTVSEWFPVRERALAIGIFNSGTAVGAALAPPLAAVCTLLWGWRSAFVAGGAIGGLWVVAWMLIYRVPREHPRLSEGERRLIEGHETTAAKDEPRIPMSRLLRMRETWGCLLARMLTDPISYFFIFWTPLFLQEARGFNLADIGKYSGIPFMASAIGNILGGMIPGWLVRQGWSLDRARKMVMGSASLVIPACCVLIIRVPTPVAAVTLMSVAMFCHAAWANMTLPAEVFPKQVVATVSGFGGALGGLMGAISQQLIGWTVQNVSFTPVFATIACLPLLAFVLTCLLVRRLGEIRRISAA; this is encoded by the coding sequence ATGAGCCGACCGATACGCGGACTGCGCTGGTACATCGTGGCGATGCTGTGTCTCGCCACGACGCTCAACTACCTCGACCGCCAGACCTTGTCCGTACTCGCAGGCACGATCAAGACGGAGCTGGGAATCTCGACGGTGGAGTATTCACATGTCACCTCGGCGTTCCTGATCAGCTACATGATCATGTACGCGGTGAGCGGGCGGATCATCGACAAGCTGGGCACGCGGCGTTCATTCATCGTTTTTGTCACCGGATGGTCGGTCGCGAATGCGCTGCACGCGTTCGCCCGGACATCGCTGCAGTTCTCGGTTTTCCGGTTTCTGTTGGGTGCCACCGAGCCCGCGAACTTCCCGGCGGGGGTCAAGACCGTGTCGGAATGGTTTCCGGTGCGCGAGCGGGCGCTGGCGATCGGCATCTTCAACTCCGGAACGGCCGTCGGCGCGGCGCTGGCGCCACCGCTGGCGGCGGTGTGCACACTGCTCTGGGGCTGGCGCTCGGCCTTTGTCGCCGGCGGCGCGATCGGCGGATTGTGGGTGGTGGCCTGGATGCTGATCTACCGTGTGCCTCGGGAACACCCTCGGCTGAGCGAGGGCGAGCGCCGTCTGATCGAGGGCCACGAGACGACAGCCGCGAAAGACGAACCCAGGATCCCCATGTCGCGGCTGCTGCGGATGCGGGAGACCTGGGGCTGCCTTCTGGCGCGCATGCTGACCGATCCGATTTCCTATTTCTTCATTTTTTGGACGCCGCTGTTTCTCCAGGAAGCGCGTGGCTTCAACCTCGCCGACATCGGCAAATACAGTGGCATTCCCTTCATGGCGTCGGCGATCGGGAACATTCTGGGAGGCATGATTCCCGGCTGGCTGGTCCGCCAGGGCTGGAGCCTCGACCGGGCGCGCAAGATGGTCATGGGGAGCGCCTCTCTCGTCATTCCCGCTTGCTGCGTGCTGATCATCCGCGTGCCGACGCCAGTGGCGGCGGTGACCCTGATGAGCGTGGCGATGTTCTGTCACGCCGCGTGGGCGAACATGACGCTGCCGGCAGAGGTGTTTCCGAAGCAGGTTGTGGCTACGGTTTCGGGATTCGGGGGCGCGCTGGGCGGGTTGATGGGCGCGATTTCGCAGCAGCTCATCGGCTGGACCGTGCAGAATGTGTCCTTCACCCCGGTCTTCGCGACGATCGCCTGCCTGCCGCTGCTCGCCTTCGTTCTCACATGCCTCCTCGTGAGGCGGCTGGGAGAAATCCGGCGCATCTCCGCAGCCTGA
- a CDS encoding 6-phosphogluconolactonase: MISQSSIRTEKYGHANVRVYATSSEMAIAAASEAAQVLRAALNEHGSVRIIVGTGNSQAEMIDQLVADQRVDWSRVEVFHMDEYLGISDQHPASFRRWLRERVEQREKLAACSYLAGDARDVEGEIARYSALLNRAPIDLAFVGFGENGHIAFNDPHVADFNDAATVKIAELDAKCRQQQVGEGHFPSLAAVPTRALTLSCPALFRAKRWICCVPDTRKAQAVRDALEGPIGTRCPASIVRTHSAASVYLDAPSASLLSPRDAC; encoded by the coding sequence ATGATAAGCCAATCATCCATTCGAACCGAGAAGTACGGGCACGCGAATGTCCGCGTTTACGCCACCAGCAGTGAGATGGCGATCGCTGCCGCGAGCGAAGCCGCGCAGGTTCTGCGCGCAGCCCTGAACGAGCACGGTAGCGTGCGCATCATCGTCGGAACCGGAAACTCCCAAGCGGAGATGATCGACCAGCTGGTTGCGGACCAGCGTGTCGACTGGTCGCGGGTCGAGGTCTTCCACATGGATGAATATCTGGGGATTTCGGACCAGCATCCGGCGAGCTTTCGACGCTGGCTGCGGGAACGCGTCGAGCAACGGGAGAAGCTGGCCGCCTGCAGCTACCTCGCGGGCGACGCCAGGGATGTTGAGGGTGAAATCGCGCGGTACAGCGCGCTGCTGAATCGCGCGCCCATTGACCTGGCGTTCGTGGGATTTGGCGAAAACGGCCATATAGCCTTCAATGATCCGCATGTCGCCGATTTCAATGACGCAGCCACCGTGAAAATTGCCGAACTTGATGCGAAGTGCCGTCAGCAGCAGGTCGGCGAAGGTCACTTCCCTTCCCTTGCGGCGGTGCCGACCCGCGCCCTCACGCTGTCGTGCCCGGCGCTCTTCCGGGCCAAACGCTGGATCTGCTGTGTTCCGGATACGCGCAAGGCGCAGGCCGTTCGCGATGCATTGGAAGGTCCGATCGGCACCCGCTGTCCCGCCTCCATCGTTCGCACCCACTCCGCGGCGTCCGTGTATCTCGATGCGCCTTCCGCATCACTCCTTTCGCCCCGCGATGCCTGCTGA
- a CDS encoding mandelate racemase/muconate lactonizing enzyme family protein — protein sequence MPKIKKLHFFRAVSPLSRPLADSTHQLKEIGFIILKLETDTGVTGESYLLSFNYSPFAIAGALEDIRAMAEGWEISATGEFIRHFERESEYFGLSGIHRWALGLVNIAMWDAWAKHLGQPVWRLFGVCHSRVPLYGSGGWISYSLDELISEVTGYVRRGFRAVKIKVGSPELSRDIERLTRVREAVGPSVAIMMDANQGMTALSAQALANAVRALQITWFEEPLPHTDFDGYATLRRGAGMAIAMGEREFDLVTLRKLIHRQAIDLWQPDILRLGSVEAWRESAALAHAHHIPVLPHYYKEYDVPLLMTVPNAFGAESFDWVDPLLSHPIRMENGFAYPTDRPGWGFTFKEQSLTELRVAVVSSGGRA from the coding sequence ATGCCCAAAATCAAAAAACTCCATTTCTTCCGTGCCGTATCCCCCTTGTCCCGGCCTCTGGCCGACAGCACGCATCAACTGAAGGAGATCGGCTTCATCATACTAAAGCTTGAGACCGACACCGGTGTCACCGGTGAGTCCTACCTGCTGTCCTTCAACTATTCCCCGTTCGCGATTGCCGGTGCGCTCGAGGACATCCGCGCCATGGCGGAAGGCTGGGAGATTTCGGCCACCGGTGAATTCATCCGCCACTTCGAGCGTGAATCGGAATATTTCGGACTCTCCGGCATCCATCGCTGGGCGCTCGGACTGGTCAACATCGCCATGTGGGACGCGTGGGCAAAACATCTTGGCCAGCCAGTATGGCGCCTGTTCGGTGTCTGCCATTCCCGAGTTCCCCTCTATGGCAGCGGCGGCTGGATTTCGTACTCGCTCGACGAGCTGATCAGCGAGGTCACCGGTTACGTCCGCCGCGGATTTCGGGCGGTCAAGATAAAGGTCGGCTCGCCCGAGCTCTCGCGCGACATCGAGCGCCTCACGCGCGTCCGCGAAGCCGTCGGACCCTCGGTGGCCATCATGATGGACGCCAATCAGGGCATGACCGCGCTCTCGGCCCAAGCCCTCGCCAACGCCGTCCGCGCCCTTCAAATCACCTGGTTCGAGGAGCCGCTGCCGCACACCGACTTTGACGGCTATGCGACCCTCCGCCGCGGCGCCGGCATGGCCATCGCCATGGGCGAGCGGGAGTTTGATCTGGTCACACTGCGGAAACTCATCCACCGCCAGGCGATTGATCTCTGGCAGCCCGACATCCTCCGCCTCGGCAGCGTCGAAGCCTGGCGCGAATCCGCCGCTCTCGCGCACGCCCATCACATTCCCGTCCTGCCGCACTACTACAAGGAATACGATGTCCCGCTCCTTATGACCGTGCCCAATGCCTTTGGCGCGGAATCGTTCGACTGGGTCGATCCTCTGCTTTCACATCCCATCCGCATGGAAAACGGTTTTGCCTATCCGACGGACCGTCCGGGGTGGGGCTTCACCTTCAAGGAGCAAAGCCTCACCGAATTGCGTGTCGCGGTCGTGTCTTCCGGGGGGCGGGCGTGA
- a CDS encoding LacI family DNA-binding transcriptional regulator, which produces MKKKATFNDIAKQAKVSPATVTRVAAGLHNVDPAIRQKVRDAAARLGVDLEKRKGDNAGRVIAYVLANRDVLHPFQARVLTGAEKYISEQGWELVFLTFRYDQNTPARELHLPQILSRRTPARGVILAGVNSHSLLEALRHRKVPFAVLGNNLLGGGDEQCDQASADDVSGGYDVTRHLIRQGHRAILFIGNRNFPWFARCGEGYRRAMAEAGLEPRWSEIQSDGRELGYLSTKSILSRKDRVTAIFAGSDGVAMGAYDALRESQIPVPGGISVAGFDDTEAANLWPALTSVRSFPEELGRHLAELTLKRIMNPLLPPQRIVLPTQLVVRDSTKAPGAVAEAGRA; this is translated from the coding sequence ATGAAAAAGAAAGCCACCTTCAACGATATCGCGAAGCAGGCAAAGGTCAGTCCAGCAACGGTGACTCGCGTGGCGGCGGGTCTGCACAATGTTGATCCCGCAATCAGGCAGAAGGTCCGGGACGCTGCCGCGCGACTCGGCGTGGATCTCGAGAAAAGGAAGGGGGACAACGCCGGCCGCGTGATCGCCTACGTGCTCGCAAATCGCGATGTCCTCCACCCCTTTCAGGCGCGAGTTCTCACCGGTGCGGAAAAGTACATCTCCGAGCAGGGATGGGAGCTCGTCTTCCTGACCTTCCGCTACGACCAGAACACCCCGGCACGCGAGCTCCACCTCCCGCAGATTCTCAGTCGGCGCACACCCGCGCGCGGAGTCATTCTCGCGGGAGTCAATTCACACAGCCTGCTCGAGGCCCTGCGGCACCGCAAAGTGCCGTTCGCCGTGCTCGGCAACAATCTCCTTGGCGGCGGGGACGAGCAGTGCGACCAGGCCAGCGCGGACGACGTCAGCGGCGGTTACGACGTCACTCGACACCTGATTCGGCAGGGACACCGGGCGATTCTATTCATCGGCAACCGCAATTTTCCCTGGTTCGCACGTTGCGGCGAAGGCTACCGGCGCGCCATGGCTGAGGCGGGGCTCGAACCGCGCTGGAGCGAAATCCAGTCGGACGGTCGCGAACTTGGGTATCTCAGCACCAAGTCGATTCTCTCCCGAAAGGACCGGGTCACCGCCATCTTCGCCGGTTCCGACGGCGTGGCCATGGGCGCGTACGACGCCTTGCGGGAGTCCCAGATCCCGGTGCCGGGCGGAATCAGTGTGGCGGGATTTGACGACACGGAAGCGGCCAATCTCTGGCCCGCGCTGACAAGCGTGCGCTCTTTCCCGGAGGAGCTTGGAAGGCATCTTGCAGAGCTGACCCTGAAACGGATCATGAATCCCCTGCTGCCTCCCCAGCGGATCGTGCTGCCCACGCAGCTGGTGGTGCGCGATTCCACGAAGGCCCCCGGCGCAGTTGCCGAAGCCGGTCGCGCCTGA
- a CDS encoding N-acetylglucosamine-6-phosphate deacetylase, whose translation MSWFDIQVNGYGGIDFNQDDLSAEQLHQACRLVAEQGGGGILATIITELPDRMESRIRRLVALRAADPLAGKIIAGIHVEGPFLSAEPGYRGAHPGEAIGPASEILAGRLLDAADGLLRIFTLAPEQDAANRVTRLLTEAGVVVSAGHTNASLDQLRAAIDAGLKMFTHLGNGCPGILPRHDNIIQRALFLRRQLCLCFIADGIHIPFPMLRNYLDLARDAAGCVVTTDANAAAGYGPGSHRIGRWEIEVGEDLAVWAPDRSHLLASAVPMPMVKGFLSRHVGLDEETIRQLTEVSPRAAIGLVD comes from the coding sequence GTGAGTTGGTTCGACATCCAGGTCAACGGCTACGGCGGGATCGACTTCAATCAGGACGATCTCAGCGCGGAGCAACTGCACCAGGCCTGCCGCTTGGTGGCGGAGCAGGGGGGCGGCGGCATTCTCGCCACGATCATCACCGAACTTCCCGACCGGATGGAAAGCCGGATACGGCGCCTGGTCGCCTTGCGCGCCGCGGATCCCTTGGCCGGGAAAATCATCGCCGGCATCCATGTCGAAGGACCATTTCTGAGCGCCGAACCTGGCTACAGAGGCGCGCATCCCGGCGAAGCGATCGGGCCAGCCTCGGAGATTCTGGCCGGTCGCCTGCTGGATGCCGCGGACGGCCTTCTGCGGATCTTCACGCTCGCGCCGGAACAGGACGCCGCCAACCGCGTGACCCGACTGCTCACTGAAGCCGGGGTCGTGGTGTCCGCCGGCCACACCAACGCTTCGCTGGATCAGTTGCGCGCAGCCATCGACGCCGGCCTGAAAATGTTCACGCATCTCGGCAACGGCTGTCCCGGGATTCTTCCCCGGCACGACAATATCATCCAGCGCGCCCTGTTCCTGCGGCGACAACTCTGCCTCTGTTTCATCGCCGACGGAATTCACATTCCGTTTCCGATGCTGCGCAACTACCTCGACCTGGCGCGGGACGCCGCTGGCTGCGTCGTCACCACCGACGCGAACGCTGCGGCGGGTTACGGCCCAGGTAGCCATCGCATTGGGCGGTGGGAAATCGAGGTGGGCGAGGATCTGGCGGTCTGGGCGCCGGATCGTTCACATCTGCTCGCTTCCGCTGTGCCGATGCCGATGGTGAAGGGGTTTCTCAGCCGGCACGTCGGCCTGGACGAGGAAACCATTCGACAGCTCACCGAGGTGTCGCCCCGCGCCGCGATCGGCCTCGTGGACTGA